A genomic stretch from Arachis stenosperma cultivar V10309 chromosome 3, arast.V10309.gnm1.PFL2, whole genome shotgun sequence includes:
- the LOC130966343 gene encoding uncharacterized protein LOC130966343, producing MRIREHEAYPSLDEQEKPKEEQIAWFLEILRKLKSNSSQAEELEKEPPSMVCLKASKGYETVVLAKECSALVQKKLPQKWPDPRSFLIPCTIGTITFEKALCDLGSSINLMPLSVMKRLGIQNVQLAKISLEMADKSLKMAYGMVDDVLVKVENLYLPADFVILDTEKDRDAPIIFRRPFLAIVKALIDVEKGELVLRL from the coding sequence ATGCGGATAAGAGAGCATGAGGCATATCCTTCCTTAGACGAGCAAGAGAAGCCTAAGGAGGAACAAATTGCTTGGTTCCTGGAAATCCTCAGGAAGCTGAAATCTAACTCCTCTCAAGCCGAGGAATTAGAGAAGGAACCCCCTTCCATGGTGTGTTTGAAGGCCTCAAAGGGATATGAGACTGTGGTACTGGCCAAGGAATGCAGTGCCTTGGTTCAAAAGAAGCTCCCTCAAAAGTGGCCTGATCCTAGAAGCTTCTTGATTCCCTGCACTATAGGGACCATCACCTTTGAGAAGGCACTGTGTGACCTTGGCTCAAGCATCAATCTTATGCCTCTCTCTGTGATGAAGAGGCTGGGAATTCAAAATGTACAGCTTGCCAAGatctcactggagatggcagacaagtccctGAAAATGGCATATGGCATGGTAGACGACGTCCTAGTGAAGGTTGAAAACCTTTACCTCCCTGCTGATTTCGTAATCCTAGACACTGAAAAGGACAGAGATGCCCCCATAATCTTTAGAAGGCCTTTCCTTGCTATTGTAAAGGCTTTGatagatgtggaaaagggagaaCTAGTCCTCAGATTGTGA